From the Bacteroidota bacterium genome, one window contains:
- the rplR gene encoding 50S ribosomal protein L18, which produces MALSKLERRERIKKRIRKVVSGNAERPRLSIFRSNKQIYAQLIDDVAGKTLLHVSSSEKELGSKKVTKIEQAQIVGKTVAERAIKAGIKTVNFDRGGYLYHGRVKSLADAAREGGLNF; this is translated from the coding sequence ATGGCACTTAGTAAATTAGAAAGAAGAGAAAGAATTAAAAAAAGAATTAGAAAGGTTGTTTCAGGAAATGCTGAAAGACCAAGGCTTTCTATCTTTAGAAGTAATAAGCAGATATATGCTCAACTTATTGATGATGTGGCAGGTAAAACTTTGTTACATGTTTCATCTTCAGAAAAAGAATTAGGTTCGAAAAAGGTAACAAAAATAGAGCAAGCCCAAATAGTAGGAAAAACTGTCGCAGAAAGAGCTATAAAGGCAGGTATAAAAACTGTTAACTTTGACAGAGGCGGGTACTTGTACCACGGAAGAGTTAAGTCCTTGGCTGATGCAGCTAGAGAAGGTGGTTTAAATTTTTAA
- the rplF gene encoding 50S ribosomal protein L6, whose product MSRIGKLPITLPKGVEVKVSASNVVSIKGAKGELQRTLDPAISVKVEEGKVILTRPTDQKRHKALHGLYRSLLANMVKGVSEGYKTQQELVGVGYRAANKGQLLELTLGYSHNVAFELPNEIKVTTTAEKGKNPMVILEAIDNELLGMVAAKIRSLRKPEPYKGKGIKFANEQLRRKAGKAAGK is encoded by the coding sequence ATGTCACGTATCGGAAAATTACCAATTACATTACCTAAAGGAGTAGAAGTGAAAGTTTCTGCAAGTAATGTGGTATCAATAAAGGGTGCAAAAGGCGAGTTGCAAAGAACTCTTGACCCAGCTATAAGTGTTAAGGTTGAAGAAGGAAAAGTTATATTAACTAGACCTACAGATCAAAAAAGACACAAAGCTTTGCATGGACTTTATAGATCTCTTTTAGCTAACATGGTGAAAGGTGTTTCTGAAGGTTATAAAACACAACAGGAATTGGTAGGTGTAGGTTATAGAGCAGCTAATAAAGGTCAGTTGTTGGAATTAACATTAGGTTATTCACACAACGTTGCTTTTGAGTTGCCTAACGAGATAAAGGTTACTACTACTGCTGAAAAAGGGAAAAATCCAATGGTTATTTTAGAGGCTATTGACAATGAGTTATTAGGAATGGTTGCAGCTAAAATAAGATCTTTAAGAAAACCTGAGCCTTATAAAGGAAAAGGTATTAAATTTGCAAACGAACAATTAAGAAGAAAAGCAGGAAAAGCTGCAGGTAAATAA
- the rpsH gene encoding 30S ribosomal protein S8, translating into MTDTISDYLTRVRNAIKANHRIVEIPASNTKKEITKILHEKGYILNYKFEDTENKQGSIKIALKYHPVTKQSAIKGLERISSPGLRQYSNVDSMPKVLNGLGVAILSTSKGLMTDKEAKKQNVGGEVLCYIY; encoded by the coding sequence ATGACAGATACAATTTCTGATTACTTAACACGAGTAAGAAACGCAATAAAAGCAAATCACCGCATTGTCGAGATTCCTGCTTCAAATACGAAAAAGGAGATTACAAAAATATTGCATGAAAAGGGATATATTTTAAACTATAAATTTGAAGATACCGAGAATAAACAAGGGTCTATAAAAATTGCATTAAAGTATCATCCTGTTACAAAACAATCTGCAATAAAGGGATTGGAAAGAATTAGTTCTCCTGGATTGAGACAATATTCAAATGTAGATTCCATGCCTAAAGTATTAAATGGTTTAGGTGTAGCAATATTATCTACGTCAAAAGGTTTGATGACAGATAAGGAAGCTAAAAAACAAAATGTGGGTGGAGAAGTATTATGTTATATTTACTAA
- the rpsN gene encoding 30S ribosomal protein S14 has translation MAKESMKARQAKREKLVARYAEKRAALKAAGDYIGLSKLPRNSSPVRLRNRCKLTGRPRGYSRQFGVSRNTFREMALNGKIPGVRKASW, from the coding sequence ATGGCAAAAGAGTCAATGAAGGCCAGACAGGCTAAACGAGAAAAATTGGTTGCTAGATACGCAGAAAAAAGAGCTGCTCTTAAGGCTGCCGGTGATTATATCGGACTTAGTAAATTACCAAGAAATTCTTCTCCTGTAAGATTAAGAAACAGATGTAAACTTACTGGACGACCAAGAGGTTATTCTAGGCAGTTTGGTGTTTCAAGAAACACATTTAGAGAAATGGCTTTAAACGGAAAAATCCCGGGAGTAAGAAAAGCTAGCTGGTAA
- the rplE gene encoding 50S ribosomal protein L5 produces MPRLKEKYKTQVVSNLKKQFNYSSVMQVPKLEKICINQGIGDAVADKKLIESAVKEMSSITGQKAIATYSKKDISNFKLRKGVPIGVKVTLRGDTMYEFLDRLISASLPRIRDFKGINDKGFDGRGNYTLGVTEQIIFPEIDIDKVSKIMGMDITFVTSADTDAEAHALLAEFGLPFKNLKKQS; encoded by the coding sequence ATTCCAAGACTAAAAGAAAAGTATAAGACACAAGTGGTGTCTAATCTTAAAAAGCAGTTTAATTATTCATCTGTTATGCAGGTGCCTAAACTGGAAAAAATTTGTATCAATCAAGGTATAGGAGATGCAGTAGCTGATAAGAAATTAATTGAATCAGCTGTAAAGGAAATGTCTAGCATTACTGGTCAAAAGGCTATAGCTACCTATTCTAAAAAAGATATTTCTAACTTTAAGCTTAGAAAAGGCGTGCCAATTGGTGTTAAGGTAACACTTAGAGGAGATACTATGTATGAATTTTTAGATAGATTGATTTCTGCCTCATTGCCTCGTATTAGAGATTTTAAAGGAATAAACGATAAAGGTTTTGATGGAAGAGGTAATTACACTTTAGGTGTTACAGAACAAATTATTTTTCCGGAAATAGATATTGATAAAGTAAGTAAAATTATGGGTATGGATATAACATTTGTTACATCTGCAGATACCGATGCAGAGGCACATGCTTTACTTGCAGAATTTGGTTTACCATTTAAGAATTTAAAAAAACAATCATAG
- the rplX gene encoding 50S ribosomal protein L24, whose amino-acid sequence MAKLHIKKGDLVKVIAGEAKGQEGKILTVDTKKLRATVEGVNMISKHTKPNAKSPQGGIVKKEGSIHISNLMLIDPSTGKPTRLGRKLEGEKLVRYAKKSGEVIK is encoded by the coding sequence ATGGCTAAGTTACATATTAAAAAAGGAGATTTAGTAAAGGTTATTGCCGGAGAAGCTAAAGGGCAAGAAGGCAAAATTCTTACTGTTGATACTAAAAAATTAAGAGCAACAGTAGAAGGTGTAAACATGATATCTAAACACACAAAACCTAATGCTAAAAGTCCTCAAGGAGGCATCGTAAAAAAAGAAGGTTCAATACATATATCAAACCTAATGTTAATCGACCCATCTACCGGAAAACCAACTAGACTTGGACGAAAGTTAGAAGGCGAAAAATTAGTTAGATATGCAAAAAAATCAGGGGAGGTAATTAAATAA
- the rplN gene encoding 50S ribosomal protein L14 — MVQQESRLSVADNSGAKEVLVIKVLGGTGRRYASIGDKVVVTVKHALPSGGVKKGTVSKAVVVRTKKEIKRPDGSYIRFDDNAVVLLNATDELRGTRIFGPVARELRDKQFMKIVSLAPEVL, encoded by the coding sequence ATGGTACAGCAAGAGTCAAGATTAAGTGTTGCAGATAATAGTGGAGCAAAAGAAGTTCTCGTAATTAAAGTTTTAGGCGGAACAGGAAGACGTTATGCCTCTATTGGGGATAAAGTGGTTGTTACAGTTAAACATGCACTTCCTTCCGGAGGAGTAAAAAAGGGAACTGTATCTAAAGCGGTTGTTGTTAGAACTAAAAAAGAAATAAAAAGACCTGATGGTTCATATATAAGATTTGATGATAATGCAGTAGTTTTGTTAAATGCTACTGATGAATTAAGAGGAACTCGTATCTTTGGACCCGTTGCTAGAGAATTGAGAGATAAGCAATTTATGAAAATTGTTTCATTAGCACCAGAAGTACTATAA
- the rpsQ gene encoding 30S ribosomal protein S17, translated as METKDTSTASTRKLRKEKIGVVTSNKMTKSIVIAVERKVKHPKYGKFINRTTKFVAHDEKNDAKIGDLVKVQETRPMSKTKRWRLVEILERAK; from the coding sequence ATGGAAACAAAAGATACATCAACAGCATCAACTAGAAAACTTAGGAAAGAAAAGATAGGTGTTGTTACTAGTAATAAAATGACAAAGTCAATAGTTATTGCTGTAGAAAGAAAAGTAAAACATCCTAAGTATGGTAAATTTATCAATAGAACTACTAAATTTGTAGCCCATGATGAAAAGAACGATGCTAAAATTGGAGATTTAGTGAAGGTTCAGGAAACAAGACCTATGAGCAAAACTAAACGTTGGAGATTAGTTGAGATTTTAGAAAGAGCGAAATAA
- the rpmC gene encoding 50S ribosomal protein L29 yields the protein MKQEEIKQLSTTDLAERVKGEKGTLEKLKLNHAVSPIENPLKIRAQRRLVARLKTELRQRELKEIKK from the coding sequence ATGAAACAAGAAGAAATAAAACAACTTTCAACTACAGATTTAGCTGAAAGAGTAAAAGGAGAAAAGGGAACATTGGAAAAATTGAAATTAAATCATGCAGTTTCTCCAATTGAAAATCCGCTTAAAATCAGAGCTCAAAGAAGATTAGTAGCTAGATTAAAAACAGAATTAAGACAAAGAGAACTTAAAGAAATAAAGAAATAA
- the rplP gene encoding 50S ribosomal protein L16: MLQPKKTKHRKMHKGMMKGNAKRGAQLSFGSFGIKSLEEAWITARQIEAARVAVTRFMKREGQIWINIFPDKPVTKKPAEVRMGKGKGNPELWVAIVKPGRIIFEADGVPMAVAKEALRLAAQKLPITTKFVVRRDYVEEKA, from the coding sequence ATGTTACAGCCAAAGAAAACAAAGCATAGAAAAATGCACAAAGGCATGATGAAAGGCAACGCAAAACGCGGAGCGCAACTTTCATTTGGCTCATTTGGAATTAAGTCATTAGAAGAAGCGTGGATTACTGCTCGTCAGATTGAGGCGGCTAGGGTTGCTGTAACTCGTTTCATGAAACGTGAAGGTCAAATTTGGATAAATATTTTCCCTGATAAACCAGTTACTAAAAAGCCTGCAGAGGTTCGTATGGGTAAAGGTAAAGGTAATCCAGAATTATGGGTTGCAATCGTAAAACCAGGAAGGATTATTTTTGAAGCTGATGGAGTTCCAATGGCAGTTGCCAAAGAGGCATTGCGTTTGGCAGCACAGAAACTACCAATTACAACTAAATTTGTTGTGAGAAGAGATTACGTAGAAGAAAAAGCATAA
- the rpsC gene encoding 30S ribosomal protein S3, which yields MGQKANPIGNRLGIIKGWDSNWYGGKHYAEKLVEDEKIRNYLKARLAKGAISRIIIERTMKLITVTINTARPGIIIGKGGQEVDKIKEELKKITKKEVQINIFEIKRPELDARLAADSIARQIEGRISYRRAIKMVIASAMRMGAEGIKAKISGRIGGAEMARAESYKEGRTPLHTFRADIDYAHAEAHTTYGRLGVKVWICKGEVYGKRDLSPNIVSSTANKEKKQAPRFNNPRGGAQGGNKKRGQ from the coding sequence ATGGGACAAAAAGCAAATCCGATAGGTAATAGACTAGGAATCATCAAAGGTTGGGATTCTAACTGGTACGGTGGTAAACATTATGCTGAAAAACTTGTAGAAGATGAGAAAATAAGAAACTATCTTAAAGCTCGTCTTGCAAAAGGTGCTATCTCAAGAATTATAATTGAGAGAACCATGAAACTTATTACTGTTACCATTAATACTGCACGTCCCGGCATTATTATAGGAAAAGGTGGTCAAGAAGTTGATAAGATAAAAGAAGAGTTGAAAAAGATTACAAAGAAAGAAGTACAGATAAATATTTTTGAAATAAAACGCCCAGAACTAGATGCTCGATTAGCTGCAGATAGCATTGCTCGACAAATAGAAGGACGTATTTCTTATAGAAGAGCTATTAAGATGGTTATTGCATCCGCAATGAGAATGGGGGCAGAAGGGATAAAAGCAAAAATCTCCGGTCGTATTGGTGGTGCTGAGATGGCTCGTGCTGAAAGCTACAAAGAAGGAAGAACACCATTACATACATTCCGTGCTGACATTGATTATGCTCATGCAGAGGCACACACTACTTATGGTAGATTAGGTGTGAAAGTTTGGATTTGTAAAGGTGAAGTTTACGGAAAGAGAGATTTGTCTCCAAATATTGTATCTTCGACAGCTAATAAAGAAAAAAAGCAAGCCCCAAGATTTAACAACCCAAGAGGTGGAGCACAAGGAGGAAATAAAAAAAGAGGTCAATAA
- the rplV gene encoding 50S ribosomal protein L22 yields MGARKKEKADKIKEAKKTTYFAKLNNCPTSPRKMRMVADLIRGKDVYTALNILKFNVKESSNRLEKLLASAIANFEAKTGQRPDEAGLIVKEVFVDSAVMLKRLRTAPQGRAYRVRKRSNHVTLFIDYKNNPVQAEVAETEETVAE; encoded by the coding sequence ATGGGAGCTAGAAAAAAAGAAAAAGCAGATAAAATTAAGGAAGCAAAAAAGACAACCTATTTTGCCAAACTCAATAATTGTCCTACATCTCCTAGAAAAATGAGAATGGTGGCCGATTTAATCAGAGGAAAAGATGTCTATACTGCATTGAATATTTTAAAATTCAATGTGAAAGAGTCGTCCAATAGATTAGAGAAATTGTTAGCTTCTGCAATTGCTAACTTTGAAGCAAAAACTGGTCAAAGACCTGATGAGGCTGGTTTAATTGTAAAAGAAGTATTTGTTGATAGTGCGGTTATGTTGAAACGGTTGAGAACAGCTCCTCAAGGGAGAGCTTATCGTGTAAGAAAGAGATCTAATCACGTAACGTTGTTTATCGATTATAAAAACAATCCTGTGCAAGCTGAGGTAGCAGAAACAGAAGAAACAGTAGCAGAATAA
- the rpsS gene encoding 30S ribosomal protein S19 yields the protein MGRSIKKGPFIDFKLEKKVLVMNESNKKTVVKTWARRSTISPDFVGHTFAVHNGNKFIPVYVTENMVGHKLGEFAPTRTFRGHSGNNKTEAKK from the coding sequence ATGGGAAGATCCATTAAAAAAGGACCGTTTATTGATTTTAAACTAGAAAAAAAAGTTCTAGTAATGAATGAGTCAAATAAGAAAACAGTTGTAAAAACTTGGGCAAGAAGATCAACAATTTCTCCGGATTTTGTTGGGCACACATTTGCTGTTCATAATGGTAACAAATTTATACCTGTATACGTAACAGAAAATATGGTTGGGCATAAACTTGGAGAGTTTGCACCTACAAGAACCTTTAGAGGTCACTCTGGAAATAATAAGACAGAAGCTAAAAAATAA
- the rplB gene encoding 50S ribosomal protein L2 yields the protein MALKKLRPLTPGQRFKVVSTYDEITTNVPEKSLLVGKKRSGGRNNSGKMTMRYIGGGHKKKLRLIDFKRDKHNIPAVVTSVEYDPNRTANIALVTYSDGEKRYILAPNGLKVGQKIMSGPKATPEVGNAMFLSDIPLGTLIYNIELRPSQGANFARSAGSYAQLLAREDKYAVLKMPSGETRRVLLTCMATIGTASNADHILESHGKAGRKRWLGVKPRTRGVAMNPVDHPMGGGEGRASGGHPRSRTGVPAKGYKTRKPKNPSNKYIIERRKK from the coding sequence ATGGCATTAAAAAAATTAAGACCTCTTACTCCTGGTCAACGTTTTAAAGTAGTTAGTACATATGATGAAATTACCACCAATGTTCCTGAAAAGAGCTTATTAGTTGGTAAGAAAAGATCAGGTGGTCGTAATAATAGTGGTAAAATGACTATGCGCTATATAGGTGGTGGTCACAAGAAAAAGCTTAGATTAATTGATTTCAAAAGAGATAAGCATAATATTCCAGCTGTTGTTACTTCAGTTGAGTACGATCCTAATAGAACAGCAAATATTGCGTTGGTAACTTATTCTGATGGAGAGAAAAGATATATTCTTGCTCCAAATGGATTGAAAGTTGGACAAAAAATTATGTCTGGTCCAAAGGCAACTCCTGAAGTGGGAAATGCTATGTTCCTAAGCGATATTCCACTAGGTACATTAATATATAATATTGAGCTAAGACCTTCTCAAGGTGCAAATTTTGCAAGATCGGCCGGCTCTTATGCACAATTGTTGGCAAGAGAAGATAAGTATGCAGTTTTAAAAATGCCTTCTGGTGAAACTAGAAGAGTTTTATTAACTTGTATGGCTACTATTGGTACAGCTTCTAATGCAGATCACATTCTTGAAAGTCACGGTAAGGCTGGTAGAAAAAGATGGTTGGGTGTTAAGCCAAGAACTCGTGGTGTTGCAATGAATCCGGTAGATCATCCAATGGGTGGTGGTGAAGGTAGAGCTTCCGGTGGGCATCCAAGATCAAGAACTGGAGTTCCAGCTAAAGGTTACAAAACCAGAAAGCCAAAGAATCCAAGCAATAAATATATTATTGAAAGAAGAAAGAAATAA
- the rplW gene encoding 50S ribosomal protein L23, producing the protein MKSIIVKPIITEKMTSNSEKFNRFGFVVDAKANKIEIKNAIEKMYSVTVEAIRTMNYLGKVKTRNTKSGLAIGRVNKHKKAIVSLKKGETIDFYSNI; encoded by the coding sequence ATGAAATCAATCATAGTAAAGCCTATCATTACAGAAAAAATGACTTCTAATAGCGAAAAATTTAATCGCTTTGGATTTGTTGTAGATGCTAAGGCAAATAAAATTGAAATAAAAAACGCGATTGAGAAAATGTATAGCGTAACGGTTGAAGCAATTCGCACAATGAATTACCTAGGCAAAGTAAAAACGCGTAATACAAAATCTGGTTTAGCAATCGGGCGAGTAAATAAGCACAAAAAGGCTATTGTGTCTTTAAAGAAAGGTGAAACAATTGATTTTTACAGTAATATATAA
- the rplD gene encoding 50S ribosomal protein L4 — MELAVVNISGKKTSKKVTLNQDIFGIEPNDHAIYLDVKQILANKRQGTHKTKERAEVNRTTKKLKRQKGTGGARAGSRKSPVFVGGGTVFGPRPRDYSFKLNKKLKQVAKKSALTYKAKDNNITVIEDFNFEAPKTKNYIELLKNLELSSKKTLLVVGDYNKNVYLSARNIPNAKVIKASEINTYDVLNASNLVLAESSVQEIEKLLAN; from the coding sequence ATGGAATTAGCAGTAGTAAATATAAGTGGCAAAAAAACTTCTAAGAAAGTTACACTTAATCAAGATATTTTTGGTATAGAACCTAATGATCATGCAATCTATTTGGATGTTAAGCAAATCTTAGCTAACAAGCGCCAAGGAACTCATAAAACAAAAGAGAGAGCTGAAGTTAATCGTACAACCAAAAAGCTAAAAAGACAAAAAGGTACTGGTGGCGCTCGTGCCGGCAGTAGAAAGTCTCCTGTTTTTGTTGGTGGTGGTACTGTATTCGGTCCTCGTCCTAGAGATTATTCTTTTAAGCTGAATAAGAAACTTAAGCAAGTAGCAAAGAAATCAGCTTTAACTTATAAAGCTAAAGACAATAATATTACTGTTATTGAAGATTTTAACTTTGAAGCTCCTAAAACAAAAAACTATATTGAGCTACTAAAAAATCTAGAACTTAGTTCAAAGAAAACGCTTCTTGTTGTGGGCGACTATAACAAAAATGTTTATTTGTCTGCACGAAATATTCCTAATGCTAAAGTTATAAAGGCATCAGAAATTAATACATATGATGTACTAAATGCAAGTAACTTAGTTTTAGCAGAAAGCTCTGTTCAAGAAATAGAAAAATTATTAGCAAACTAA
- the rplC gene encoding 50S ribosomal protein L3: MSGLIGKKIGMTSVFGANGKYTPCTIIEAGPCVVSQVKTLESDGYEALQLAFDDKKEKHTSNAMKGHFKKSNATPKRKLVEFKGFEGKNLGEQITVEMFAKGDFVDITGTSKGKGFQGVVKRHGFSGVGGSTHGQHDRSRAPGSNGAGSDPSRVFKGKKHAGRTGGNRVKKANLEIVEVLAEKNLLVVKGSIPGAKGSYVTVEK; encoded by the coding sequence ATGTCAGGATTAATAGGTAAAAAAATTGGAATGACTAGCGTTTTCGGTGCCAATGGTAAATATACACCATGCACAATAATCGAAGCTGGTCCTTGCGTTGTATCGCAAGTAAAAACCTTAGAGAGTGATGGATATGAAGCACTTCAATTAGCATTTGATGATAAAAAGGAAAAGCATACATCAAATGCAATGAAAGGACACTTCAAAAAATCGAATGCAACTCCTAAGAGAAAATTAGTAGAGTTTAAAGGGTTTGAGGGAAAAAATCTAGGAGAACAAATTACTGTCGAAATGTTCGCTAAAGGTGATTTTGTTGATATAACTGGTACTTCAAAAGGAAAAGGTTTTCAAGGTGTTGTAAAAAGACACGGATTTAGTGGTGTTGGAGGAAGCACTCACGGTCAGCACGATCGTAGCAGAGCTCCAGGATCTAATGGTGCAGGATCTGACCCTTCAAGAGTATTTAAGGGGAAAAAGCATGCTGGAAGAACAGGTGGAAATCGTGTTAAAAAAGCAAACCTTGAAATAGTAGAAGTTTTAGCAGAGAAAAATCTTTTAGTAGTTAAAGGGTCTATACCTGGAGCTAAAGGATCTTATGTTACAGTTGAAAAATAA